From Chloroflexota bacterium, the proteins below share one genomic window:
- a CDS encoding ribokinase: MDFLVIGHITKDLQPNGFTLGGTATYAALTARRLGRRAAILTRADPSIIRNGYYKGIDVHILPSLYTTTFRNVYRNGHRQQFVSEIAEPITITSVPPQWRHPRIVLLGPVAQEVDPEMAAAFPHSLVGVVPQGWLRRWDESGRVLPQPWEHAETVLKAARVLVLSDEDLGGDYAPLKQYTAYTEIVVLTQASRGCIVYWRGEAHHVPPRPAKEVDPTGAGDVFTAAFLIRLDETGDPLAAAHFANVVASFSVEAPGVQGIPTRETVEAWLAEHV, encoded by the coding sequence GTGGATTTTCTGGTGATCGGTCACATCACGAAAGACCTGCAGCCGAACGGCTTTACATTGGGCGGGACGGCGACCTATGCGGCATTGACCGCCCGACGCCTGGGGCGTCGAGCGGCGATCCTGACCCGAGCCGACCCGTCCATCATACGGAACGGTTACTACAAGGGCATCGACGTACACATTCTGCCCTCCCTGTATACGACGACATTTCGTAACGTGTACCGCAACGGACACCGACAGCAGTTCGTAAGCGAGATCGCCGAGCCGATTACGATCACAAGCGTGCCGCCGCAATGGCGTCATCCCAGGATCGTCCTTCTGGGACCGGTGGCCCAGGAGGTGGATCCTGAGATGGCGGCAGCGTTTCCCCATTCCCTGGTGGGGGTGGTCCCCCAGGGATGGCTGCGACGCTGGGACGAGTCCGGCCGCGTGCTACCGCAGCCCTGGGAACACGCGGAAACGGTGCTGAAGGCCGCTCGCGTGTTGGTATTGAGCGACGAGGACCTGGGAGGAGATTACGCGCCGCTGAAGCAGTACACCGCCTACACCGAGATCGTGGTACTGACCCAGGCGTCGCGGGGCTGCATCGTCTATTGGCGCGGGGAAGCACACCACGTGCCTCCTCGGCCGGCGAAGGAGGTGGATCCCACCGGGGCAGGGGATGTGTTCACTGCCGCCTTCCTCATCCGTCTGGATGAGACGGGCGACCCCCTGGCGGCCGCGCACTTCGCGAATGTGGTCGCCTCCTTCTCCGTGGAGGCGCCAGGGGTGCAGGGCATCCCCACGCGGGAGACTGTGGAGGCATGGCTGGCCGAGCATGTTTAG